In the genome of Anaerolineae bacterium, one region contains:
- a CDS encoding phosphate-starvation-inducible PsiE family protein, producing MFRPSKWLPPHPRLIRLLSNLEDLLQFLVGILLTVAALVLIGYTLLALPSFFTGGLSEGVSTFIHDLMLVMIVLELLWTVVTYLQEHSVPLEPFLFVGIISSARKLLLISAQMSLTEQATEVARLQMQELMIHGGLILILVIALVLVRWTRTWYRRPGKPPKPPSSESRTSRA from the coding sequence ATGTTCAGACCTTCGAAATGGCTTCCACCCCATCCCCGACTGATTCGCCTGTTGAGCAATCTGGAAGATTTGCTTCAATTCCTGGTGGGTATTCTGCTCACCGTGGCCGCGCTGGTGCTGATCGGCTACACCCTCCTCGCCCTGCCTTCCTTCTTCACCGGTGGGCTCAGCGAGGGGGTATCTACCTTCATCCATGACCTCATGCTGGTCATGATCGTGCTGGAGTTGCTCTGGACGGTGGTTACCTACCTACAAGAGCATTCGGTGCCGCTGGAACCCTTCCTCTTTGTAGGCATCATCTCCAGCGCGCGCAAACTTTTGCTCATCAGCGCCCAGATGTCTCTGACCGAACAGGCTACCGAAGTGGCCCGCCTCCAGATGCAGGAATTGATGATCCACGGCGGGTTGATTCTGATCCTGGTGATCGCCCTGGTGCTGGTGCGCTGGACCCGCACCTGGTACCGCCGTCCGGGGAAGCCGCCCAAACCTCCCTCATCCGAATCCAGGACCTCAAGGGCTTAA